A genomic stretch from Maniola hyperantus chromosome 22, iAphHyp1.2, whole genome shotgun sequence includes:
- the LOC117992949 gene encoding uncharacterized protein, whose product MSISSFEELLSELSKYIQKKKNKGRKPVTALEMLGLTLRFLATGSDFKTMHTNYFRGASTIAKIVRTVCRAIWKHLSSQNIPPITKQVLEDVAIEFDKKANFPNCIGALDGKHVRITCPAHSGSLFYNYKGYNSIVLLALVDSRYRFIFVDIGAYGKESDSTVFQNSKLYDLIMTRKLPIPVPKPLPGSQNETPFVFVGDEAFSISNNVMRPYSGKHLSVQQRVYNYRLSRARRYVECAFGILANKWRIFHRSMNVQYEFATDIIKACCVMHNFVLNRDGVQATDDIIFDDSDLQMLHLPTANENNLSPHLIRNDFCNYFSSDVGALSWQLNKI is encoded by the exons ATGAGTATATCATCATTTGAAGAGCTATTAAGCgagttatcaaaatatatacagaagaaaaaaaataaaggaaGAAAACCAGTTACTGCTTTGGAAATGCTGGGCTTAACTTTAAG atTTCTAGCAACCGGCAGTGACTTTAAAACCATGCATACGAATTACTTCCGAGGAGCAAGTACAATAGCAAAAATTGTAAGGACAGTTTGTCGCGCCATATGGAAACATCTATCAAGTCAAAATATACCTCCTATAACAAAACAGGTTCTAGAAGATGTCGCTATTGAGTTTGACAAGAAAGCAAATTTTCCTAACTGCATAGGAGCTCTTGATGGTAAACATGTCCGTATTACATGTCCTGCGCACAGTGGATCACTGTTTTACAATTATAAGGGCTATAATTCAATAGTTTTATTAGCTCTTGTAGATTCTAGATATAGATTCATTTTTGTCGATATAGGAGCGTATGGCAAGGAAAGTGACTCCACCGTTTTCCAGAACTCTAAACTTTATGATTTGATTATGACACGCAAATTACCTATTCCTGTACCAAAGCCTTTACCAGGTTCTCAAAATGAAACTCCATTTGTTTTTGTAGGAGATGAAGCATTCTCAATTTCGAATAACGTCATGCGCCCTTACTCAGGAAAACATTTGTCGGTACAACAAAGAGTTTACAATTATCGACTGAGTCGTGCCCGAAGATATGTCGAGTGCGCTTTTGGCATCCTAGCCAATAAATGGCGCATATTTCATCGATCTATGAATGTGCAATACGAATTTGCGACAGACATTATCAAGGCATGTTGTGTAATGCACAACTTTGTTTTGAATCGAGATGGAGTACAAGCGACCGATGACATTATCTTTGATGATTCTGATCTGCAAATGTTGCATTTGCCCACagcaaatgaaaataatttaagccCACATCTAATACGGAATGATTTTTGTAATTACTTTTCCAGTGATGTTGGCGCCCTAAGTTggcaattaaacaaaatatga